TTTTTGTATATGGTGGTTAGTGCTTTGCTGCTTTATGTTTATTTCATGGCGCTATTTTTTATGCCCATGATATTTATGGGGTAATCCATTTTTAGTTTCGTTTTGACTACGAGAGTCTGCCTGTTCGGAAGAAAAATGCTCCGAGATTGTTTTATGTAGATTTAATATTTTTTCTAACTCTTGATAAGAGATTTTTTGTTCTGATAGCAGTCGAAGTTTGTTTTTGTCTTCATTAGATAGGTAAGTGGCGTTGGTACTTTTTCCATAAAGTAAAGCTGCTCCCATATCTGGTTTGGTTGCAATCTCTTTATAGGTTCTCAGAGCATTTCTGAGTAACACAGCCTTCGGTTGACCTTCCAGTTCGGCCTGAGCTTCGTACCAATTTGCTATATCCTCAGATACCATAACAGGAAGGTATTTTGTTAATTTTTTTGCCATTTTTATTAGCTTGTTTAATTCTGTTATTTATTAACAATGTCGCGAGCGTGATAAAATATGATAAATACAAACAAGACGAACAAAAGGGAAAATTCTTTTAATTTCATCTTATAGATTTAAGTTTTATAATATAAATTATGTAAAGTCAAAGATAGGAGAAATCATCTTTTTTCAAGTTCTTCACGTAGCTTCTTTGGGATGTTCTGTACAACAAGATGATATGAATTTTGAATCAATTCCTTTAGGAGGTTGTTGGGGATATTTGTTTTTGTTGCGACGGTGATCCAATGTTTTTTGTTCATGTGGTGGCCGGGCGAGATAGCATCGAACCTTTCGCGAAGTTCGATACAATCTTCAGGCTTGCACTTTAAGTTGATTGACTCAAATCGATCGATGTTCGTTAAGGCGAACATCTTCCCTTTTACCTTGAACACGAGCGTGCTTTCGTCAAACGGAAAGTCTTCGGTAGCACCGTTGAAGCTCAAGCAATATTGGCGAAATGTCTCGAGGTTCATTGCGATACAAGTGTGTTTTAGAACCCCATATTTGCTAAACTGTCTAACACGTGCTTCATAACGATAACCAAGTCAGGATGAGAGTCTTCAAACGCCTCAATTGCGTCAGTGAGTTTCTCAGTCAAGCTTTCATGATGCTCCTCTGACGAGGCACTGCCCGCCGAATCAAGTATGTTTTCAATATCCTCTTGAACACTGCTAAGTAGTGCCTTTGAGGCATCATCAATCGAGTTTTTTTCAGTACCGCTGGAGAGTTCTTTATGAAGCTTTTCCAACATGTCGCGAATTTCTTGCTTTTCCATGAGTAAAGTTTGATTAAGGTTGTTTAAGTCTCAGGCTTATTAAAATACGAAGAGAATTTATGTAAAAATTAAAAAAAACGAATACCAGTTTATTATGTAAAGTCTTTGTTTTATAATTATAAATAACGGAAAATTATTAAAAAATATCGGAATTTTTATTCCCCGAAAAGACGGGCTTTTCGAAATTGCTCCAGGACTAAAAACCAATAAAGATATGTTTTTACTTATGCTCCCTATACTTATCGGCAAATTTGCATTTATGCACTTTTTAGATATTGCTTATCTTTAAAAGACGATAACAGATCCTTTCTCACTTATAGAAAATAAGCCTCATTAAATATGGAAAATAAATTTGATCGATCAGCCAAAGATTGGGACAACAATCCGGTTCGTGTGAAAATTGCAGAAAAGGCAATCCAAGAATTGCGCCACAGGGTCTCCCCTGCTCCAGATATACAAGTTTTGGATTACGGTACGGGCACGGGGTTGATGCTTTTAGGCATTCAGCCATATGCGGCGCATGTGACAGGAATGGATAGCTCGCTTGGAATGCTTGATGTGCTGCGTGGAAAAATAAAAGCGGCAGAAATTACGAATGTGGATGTCTTGCATCACAATATAGAAACGGAGGAATTGCCAAAAGAGGCATTTCATCTTGTACTTAGCAATATGACGCTCCATCACATTGCAGACACAGAAATGTTTCTGAGAAAGGTGTATCACGCACTGAAATCAGGTGGCAGCTGCTGTATCACCGATTTGGAAACTGAAGATGGCTCTTTTCATCATGAGCCGGATAATTCCATCAAGCATTTAGGCTTTGATAAAAACGAACTGGCCAAGCATTTTGAGGCAACTGGCTTTGAGGTGCTCCATCTTGACACTTTCCACGAGGTCGTTCGCGAAACCGGTCGACGCTACCCGCTCTTTATGGCGATCGCAAAAAAGAATTAGGAGCATGCTCCTTATAAATAAAAAAGCAAACCGGAGTTCTCAGAACTCTCGGTTTGCACATATATTGAATACCGTAAAGCGTTAAGGTTTACTTCGCTTCTTTCGGTGAAAACATGTTGCATCCGCCTTCAGCTTTGACATCTTTGCCAAAGCATTTTCCGTTTTCATCATCTACGCGCTGAAACCCTCTGCAATCCTGGCACTGCTTTCCTTTTTCCGCAGGAAAGGTATATTTAACTTCTTCCATTGTATAATTGACGTTTTATATTTGACAGTGATTTTTCTCCTGAGTGCTACCCTTCCGACAGGTAGCTGGCCAAATATAAAATGTTTCAAGCGATACACAAGCCTAAGCCGAAAAATTGCAGAAGACGAAACAGCCTTAAAGAAACGCAGAAATTTTCTCTTCAGGTTGAGGGCCGACGAGAAACTCCGCAATGACACCGTCTTTTACCAACACGGTGGACGGCGTTCCCATCACACCGAACTTCTGCGCAACACTGAACTCTTTGCGAGCATCAATCTTGAATACGTTTCTACTCTTCTTTTTGTATTTGTCGATGATGGGTGTCATGGGTTTGCAGGCAGCGCAGTTGTCAGAGTAAAAGTAAAACACCGTTGGCTTCCCCGTTTCTACGGCTTTGGCGTACTTCGATGGCAATTCAGGAACAGGCTTTCCTTTTTTGAAGCTCGTTTTCAAACGGATAAAAATCGGGGTGACGATAAAAAAAGCTAAAACACCGCCAAGAATGTACAAAATCACTTCCATATCAATATGAATCTAATTAGGTTTCAAAGATGCTGTTCGCTTGGTTAAGACCACAAGATAACGATTGCCCTGAAATAAATTAAACATGCCGTTAGCGCTGGAAACACATCCCTCATAATAGCTTTATTTTAAACCGTTACTTAAATACGATTTCCGCAAGTTATTCAGCGCTTTTCGCTGGTAGCATATCCTGATAGATTTTCGTGACTCCAATAGTTTTATGCCCTAAAAACTTTGAAAGTGTGTAAAGATCCATTTCGTTACTTAGTGAACGAATAGCATACGTATGTCGAGAAACTTGAAAACTAATACGCTTTTCCAAAGACGCTTCTTTTGCCCACGAGTTCAAGCAATTTTGGATTTCCGTACGCGACGGCAATAAAAATATCGGCTCATCAGAGCGTGACAGCGCTTCTACAATGCCGTTAGCCTTGCTTACTTGATTCAGAACTTGCTCGGCTTCGAGCGTTACCGGCAATGAATCTATACCACTGGGAATTTTTTGACCGAGTTCAATAAAGCAATAATCGTGACTGCTCTTTTTGATGTTTTTCCAAGTGAGTGTTTCGAGCGATTGAAGGTTAAGTCCTGTGAAGCAAGCGAATAAAAAAGCAAGGCGAACGTTTTCGTTTTTACAAGGCGTCCGCTGTAAGCGCGCTAGCTCATCTTCCGAAAGAAAAACTCGCTCAGGCTGATTCTTTTTAATGTTTGGAACATGCGCAGCGGGATCTAAAGAAAGAATGCCTTCCTTCACGGCTTTTCTGAGTGCAGCTTTGATTTTGGAGAAATAGGTGTGCGCCGTGTTCGGAGAGACGCGCTCAAGCAAAAATGCTTTGAATTTCTCAAGCCATTCTTCATCAATGCCCGCAAAAGAAATTTGGCTCGAAAACTGCTTTAAATACTTCAACGTGTTGCGCCACGCTTTCTCTGTTTTCGGTTTTTCCTGCGCATGTTTTTCAAAATAAGCGACAAAATTTGATCGGCGCTTAAATGTTTGGGCAAAATTTTCGGGGTATTCTTCAAGTTCTGTCAAGCGCTTCCTCATCATATCCTCAGCTTGGGCGCGCGCTTCTGCGTCGTCGGCATCGGCTTGGATGTCAAGAAACTCGTAGAATCGCTTGCCGTTTGCATGAACATCCAAATAATATGAAATCTTGCCGGATGTTAAGTTTTTGGTTCTTAAAACGATAGACATAAATACAGTTCCTTATTTCGTTACCTAAATCGGTTTTAAAATTCAGGTATCGGTTTGATAATCAACACCTTTATCTACCTAAACATTTTAAAATACAGGTATTTTCTAACTTATAGAAAGTGATGTTAATCGTTAAAAAAATTGAAAATCAATTCTTTTTTAGAAAAATCAATTGCAGTTGGTGGCGTTTTCAGTTTAAGTCGATGCGCAAGAAAATCAATTCTACATTTGATCGCATTTGCCGATATGTAAGGCAAAAGAATGTCTTCATCTTTTAAGCAAAAAAACAAACAGTTTTTTGAAAAATCGGACAACTTTGCTATTCTCAGCAGGTCTTTTCAAGACATCGTTCTTTTTAATTTTGAGTTTTATCTGGTGCCTGTTTTCACAGGGTAAAAGGGAATTGCGTGAAAATCGCAAGCTGTACCCGCAACTGTAAAATACATCTGTTTTTGAGTGAAAATTGCTGCTAAGCATTTTTCCTCATCAACCGCTAACCGCGCCACTGCGCTCGCCCACTCAAGGCTGCGTGGGAAGGCCGGCAAAGCATTTCCGGTAATAAGTCAGGAAACCTGCCAGATAAATTTCATTGCACGAGACAACTCATTGGCTACGGGAAAATGGCCTTGCAATAAGCACGACAATTTTTGACTTACAATTTCTTTCAAAACATAGTTGATCAGCACGAATAGCCTTAAACAGGATTGCTAATCTCCGCTTTGGCTCCACATGCAAATCATTTTCTTTTTGAAAGACTCGCGCTTTTGCTCGCTAATTCTTCCTGCCAACATTTTCAAACACAAACGGAGAATTACATCATCATGAAATTAGGGTCTTGTAGAAAACGCAATTGGTTTAAACCCGCTGTTTTGTCGGCGTTGGTTCTTGCCACAAACTTTGGCTCAACAGGAACATTACGCGCCGAGGAAAAAGAACTTGATCCAATCCCCGAAAAAGATGGGGACGAAATTGTGGTTACCGCCACAAGAATGGCCGATAGCTCTTTCAACGTCCCTGTAAGCATTGAACAAATTTCGCAGAAGCAATTGCAAAGCAGCGCACCGGAAAGCATTGGCGAAGTGCTCAGAGACGTGCCGGGTGTCTCAATGGCTGGAAGCGGTCTTTGGGACGTTAGTCCGATTATTCGTGGTTTTAGCGGAAATAGAGTTCTGGTTCTTATCGATGGAAATCGCGAGAATAACCTTTGGGCCGGGCGCGACCCGTTAACGCCGTTTTTAGACGTGAGCCAAATCGAGCGAATTGAAGTTCTGAAAGGCGCGTCTTCGGTGCTCTATGGAACGGATGCACTTGGCGGTGTTATCAATATCATCACGAAGAAAAACTTTCCAAACTTGAGCGAAGGCTGGGTTTTTAAACCGTCTGCGCAAGTCGGATATAGCTCCGTAGATGAGGGAAAATTCGGAAAGCTTTCGGTCCAAGGCGGCGGACATGGTTTCGATTTTCAAATTGCGGCATCTCGGCGCGAAACGGATAGCTACACGGACGGCGATGGAAACACGGTTGCAAATAGCCAATTTGAAGCGGGAAACTACACTGTGCAAGCGGGCTACATGATAAGCAATCAGCATCAGCTTAGTTTCTCTTATCGCCGAAGCGACATCGACGACAAAGGTATTCCACAAAAGGAAAATGCCAGCTACTCGCACTTTACAAAGTTTGACACTGACGCTTATAATTTCTCTTATCAAGGTTGTGACCTCGGATTTGTCAAAGAGTTGCAAGTCAAAAGTTGGGTGATTTCGCAGGAAAGAGCTTACGATGGAAATATTGCAAGCACCACGCAACCGATGTACACGCTTAAAACAAACCAGATTGAAACTGGCGCAGTTGGTTCGTCCATGCAAGTTCAGTTCGTTTCTTGGAATCAGCACACGCTGGTTGCCGGAATAGAGTTTGTTCATGAAGATGCAGAGTCTGACGAATTGCAAATCAAAAAGAAGACGGCGAACAACTTAACGGCAAAAACAATCACCTTCCCACCCGTTTCCGACGCCATCCGAAACCATTTTAGTTTATATGCTCAAGATAAATACCAATTTGAATCGGGAGCGTTACTTTTAGCAGGCGCTCGCTACGATTTCTTTAGTTCTGATGCGGAAGCGGCGGCATTCAAAACCGTTACTTATGGAAGCGACGGCGAAACCGTTACCAAAACCACAGAGACAGAAAGCAACTTCCATGAGACACAAGACCATGCCGTTACTTTCAATCTCGGATACTTGCATCCGTTGAGCAAACAGTTGCATTTCACCGCGAACTTTGCTTCGGGATTTAGAGCACCTGATATTTTTGAACGCTTCTCGACAAGAGGCGGCAGCTACATCATTCTCGGCGACCCTGATTTGGACGCTGAATACAGCTACAACATTGATTTAGGATTGAAACTAAAATCCCAGCATTTCAACGGAGCTGTGTCCGTTTTTTATTCTTGGGTGAAGAACTACATCGACTTGGTGGACACCGGCGAACAGCTCGATGGATTTGATACCAAAACCTATGTTAATGTCGACGCGACGAATCTTTACGGCGCAGACGCTTCCATTGCATATCGCCTAAACGAGCAACTTTCCTTCTTTGCTAACGCCGCTTATGTGCTGGGAAAAAATACCGAAAGCGACGACCATTTGAACGACATTCCTCCACTCAATGGAATGCTTGGCACGCGCTGGGAAAATCAGCTAAACGAGACTTGGCGTTATTGGTTCGAGTTCAACACGGAACTCTATGCACAGCAAAACGATCCCGCCCCAGGTGAGGCTTCTACACCGGGCTATGTTTTGCTGAATCTGAGAAGCGGCATTCGATTTTCGGAGAATGCAACGCTTTCACTTGCGGTTGATAATTTGTTGGACAAAGCGTATAGAAGTCATCTCAACGAGGCTGATTTTCTTTACGAGCCGGGGATCAATTTTAAAACCACTCTGAGCGTAGGGTTATAATCAATGCGATGTAGGGGCAGACGACCTAAGTGTCTGCCCTTTGCATCTAAGCTTTTTTCTTTCGCTTATAGATAAACAAATTCCAGCGTTCTTCTTCCATACCTGCGGTGGCCATCTCCGCGCGAGCCAGTACGAAAAACAAATCCGAAAGTCGATTTACATATTCGGGAATCGAGGGATGTACCTCATCGGTTCTCATCAGCGTGACCAAACGCCGTTCGCCACGCCGGAATTGTGTGCGAATGACTTGGCAAAGTGCGGAAATTTCATTGCCGCCTGGCAGCAAAAAGTAATCGGACGGCGCAGCGACGGTTGCTTCCAGTTCATCAATCCATTGTTCGCAAAACGCCGCGCCATCGAGCGGAAGCGGATTCGGATTTTCCTTCGCAGTGTCCGACGGACGAGCTAAATGCGACATGACGTTCATCATGTCCTTTTGAATGCGATGCAAGTTCGCTTGCCACACATGGTCGATGGGAAGCTTCGCGCGAAGCAACCCGACGGTAGCATTAACTTCGTCAAACGTACCGTAGCATTCGACGCGCACATCATCTTTCGGCACGCGCTTGCCGCCGAAAAGTCCGGTTTCGCCGGTGTCTCCTTTTCTCGTGTATATTTTCATAGGTGAAATGAAATTGATTTTTTAGTTAGAAATTAATTTTCAAGTCTTGTTATGCTGAGATTCGCTAGCGAAGCATCCCCATGTGTCTTGTCTCGTTGGATTTTCGGCTCAGAAGCCTCAGAATGACATGATGGTTCTTGTCAAAACTTTGCTGAAAATGGTAGTTATTTTTGTCATGCTGAACGCAGTGAAGCATCCTTTCCATCCGGGTTAAGTTGGATTCTCCAGCTCGGAAACCCCTGAATGACTTAAGCGTGTTTCTCCTCATATTTGACCAACTCGCCCGACATGCTAATCAGATAAAACACCAGCGGCTTTTCCCCTACAACTTTTTTGCAAACCTCATAGCAGGTTTCGGCAAGCACCTGATAAAACGGTTCGTCTTTGCCGAACGGAATTAGCTCCGTGATGCCGCGCACCAATTTCAATTCCGCAATTTGCTCGCATAAGCCCGACGCGTAACCCGCCCTTTTGGCCAAGTCCGCAATGAAGCGACGGTCTACCGAAACTTGACGGCTCGATGTTTCCAAGTTTCCAGCCGCCAATTTCGTGGCTTTGGCCAGCATCACACCGACGGAAATTTGTTTACATAACAATTCTTCTTTGGCAAATTCGAGCGCGCGGCCAATCCAATTTCCGTAATGCACAAATGCGAGTTCCGGCAGATCTGCTCGCTCCGTTTTCAAAAATGTCTCGCTTTTCGAGCCAGAATTTAAGACGATTTCCGAGCAGCCGTTTTTCATCGCGATTTGAATCGATTGGCGAATGCTATCCAGATACGCTTCTTCGGAGTACGGGACCACAATTCCGCTTGTGCCCAAAATGGAGATGCCGCCCTCGATGCCCAAGCGCGGATTTAGCGTGCGCCGCGCGATGTCCTCCCCGCCCGGCACGGAAATCGTGACGCTGACGCCACAACGCGTTTCAGACTCAGTTAGCACTTCGATGACTGCGTGGCGAATCATTTGGCGCGGCACGGGGTTGATGGCCGCTTCGCCGAGCGGAAGTTCGTGGCCGCGAATCGCAATTCGCCCAACGCCTTGGCCCGCCATAAATTGCACGTCGCCGAACGGCGCTTGCGCGTCAAGTGAGACACGACTCAAAATGTCCAAGCCGTTCGTGATATCGGGGTCGTCTCCGGCGTCCTTCGTGACAGCACAAATCGCCGATGTGTTCGTGCACGAAATGAATTTAACCGGAAACGAAACGCGCCGTCCACTCGGCAATGCAATTTCAACCTCGCTTGGCGATTTGGCCGTGAGAAGCGTTTGCAAAGCGGCTTTCGTTGCCGCCGCCGCACAAGCCCCCGTCGTGAAGCCTGAGCGAAGGGGTTTATTTTCGTGATCTGAAACTGTCATGTTATAAAGCAATGTCGGCCTTTTTTTTAATGAATACAACCGACCGGTTTTGATTCCTTTCATAGGATGCTGAGGCTTCCGAGCCGAAGCATCAAACGTGGCCGGACGCATGGATGCTTCGCTAAGAATCTCAGCATGACAAAAAATAACTACCATTTTCAGCAAAGTTTTGACAAGAATCATCATGTCATTCTGAGGCTTCCGAGCCGAAGAATCCAATGGCACTGGAAAAGTTACCGGCTCAGCTCAACACAGATTTTAGTGTGCAAATAAACTTTATTGTAAAAATTAATGGTATTTGCCCTGCTTGTTTTATGCGGGCAAAGCAGCGCTGCGTATGCGCAAGATTGGAACGAAATTATCAAAGTTGTAGCAAGCGACGCCGTTGCTGCTGACTATTTTGGTTTTGCGGTCTCGGTCTCAGGAGACGTCGCCATTGTCGGCGCTTATGGAAATGACGACGACGGAGACAATTCCGGTTCGGCCTACATCTTTGAGAAGAGCGGCGCGGCTTGGCCACAGACAGCAAAACTCACCGCTTCCGACGCCGTCAGTGGCGATAAGGACGGCGACAATCCGCTTCCGGTTGAGCTTTCTTCCTTCTCAGGCGTTTCCACCGAAACCGGCATTCAGCTCAATTGGAAAACCGCTTCGGAGACGGACAACGCCGGATTTGTGCTTTATCGGAACGGTTCAAAAACCGCAATTTCCTCCGGTAGTTTCACTGAAACGAAAAAGATGATGCTTTTGAAATAGAATTGGAAGTAAAATTTCATCGTGAAGGGCGAGCACCCGGTGTTCGCCCTTTCTTTCTCGAACAAGATTTCCAAAAATCATATAAACGGTTGAATGCCAAACTGCGCGTTGTCATGCTGAGCCTTCTTAGGTGAAGCATCCATGTTGTCCGGTTACGTTGAATTCTTCGGCTCAGAAGCCTCAGAATGACATTCTTCTTTTTTTGTTACCGGTAACGGAGATGAACAAAATGAAATCCGAAAATGCCGCCCGCCTTTTATCCTGCCAATCCTTTTCAAGACTCTTGGTAAAGTTGTTCAAAAAAGTCGATGAAATCTTGTTTGTGGCGCACAATTTTGAATGACGGCGGCACACTTGGGCGCTTCAAAATGACAATCGGAATTTCGGCCTGAAGCGCGGCTTCTATTTTTTCCGGCAAAAATCCGCTTGCCCCGCTTTCCTTACTGAGCAAGCAATCCACACCGTAAGTCGCAATAAGTTGAAGTTCATCTGCGATGCTTCTGCCTGGCGACATGGATAGTGTTTGTTCGGACGGGAAGCCTTGTGCACGCGCTTTTTCAATCGAGGTTGTCTGAGGCAAGATTCGAACGAGCATTTTGTGCTTTGACCAATACGGCTTTAGCGGCGTAATGGTTTGCACACCCGTTGTTGCCAGCACAAGCTTTGGCGATAGCTCGCACAAGCAACGAATCGCTTTTTCAAATCCATCTACAAAATGGACAAGCGGATGCGATTCAGGGCGCGAGGATTTGGCTTGTTTAAAATCGCGCTCGAAGTGCAAGATAGGAATTTGAAGTTCATGGCCAGTTCGCGCAATGGTTTCGCGAAGTACCGAGGCGAATGGGTGCGCTGCATCTACAATGAGCCGAATTCTATGTTCGTGGCAAAAGGCTTTCATGTCGCGCTCGTTCAACGCGCCGAAACGATGCGCTGCAAGTGCATATCCTAACGAATTTGTTTGGGTTTTTGTCGAGTAAATAAACCGTTTGCCGAGTCCGTTCAAAATACCGGCCACGCGCCGCCCTTCGGTTGTGCCGCCGAAAACTAAAATCATGTGGCAGCCTCGCTCGGCTTAGTGGCTTCACGAAATCCGTGCGCAAAGGTCGGGTCGTAGAGCTTCGAGCGCTCGCTGCGTGCCAAAATCGCTTCACCAACGACGAGCAGCACCGTGCGCGTTTTTCCGCTCTCCTGCACCAGTTCGGCCAAATTTTTCAGCTTGCCGTTCCAAATTCGTTGGTCTTTCCAAGTGAGTTTGTAGCAAACCGCAACGGGCGTTTCGGGCGGGTAATGCTCGAGCAATTCCGATTGCACCTTGTGTGCCAGCGTCGCGCTCAAATAAATGCACAGGGTGCTTTGCGAGCGCGCCAGTTCCGAAAGTCGCTCTTTTTCCGGCACAGGTGTGCGCCCTTCGCCACGCGTGAGAATGATGGTTTGAACCCGCTCGGGAATCGTAAATTCGGACTTGAGCGCGGCGGCGGCGGCCTGAAACGACGAGACGCCAGGCACGATTTCATAGCTCATGCCATGCGCATCGAAATACTGCATTTGCTCCTGAATCGCGCCGTAAATGGACGGGTCGCCCGTGTGCAGCCGAACGACGAATTCGCCTCTGTCATAAAATTCTTTCATCAACGAAAATTGCGCCTCCAACGAAAGGTCGGCGGAGCTTTTGACCAACGCGCCACTTCGCGCATAATAGGTAAGTTCTTCGGGAACAAGGCTGCCGGCATAAAGCACCAAATCGGCCTCCTGCAAATACGACTTCCCTTTCAGCGTAATGAGTTCCGGGTCGCCCGGCCCCGCGCCCACAATGGCGATGTGGCCTGTTCGCGCCGTGTTTGCTCGCTGGCTTACGGCAAAGGTGTAATGCTTCGGCTGACCGTTTTCCACGCCTGCGAGCGAACATTTTTGCTTTTCTACAAGCCACGCTTCATTTTCCGAAAGCAACGCTGCCGCCGCTTCCGAGACGCTATACAGGCCGACTTTTTCAAACACGCGCTCCGACGGGTTCGGCACGGACGCCACTTTGTTCAGTGCTTCCGCCGAAAACGTCCGAAACGGGACGCCCAGCGTTTCGGCAAGCTTCAAAAACGCAGGCTCGGCGGATTTCAAACTCGCCGAACCGATCGAATGAATCGAAGCGGCGGCATAGCCCGTCTCGGCAAAATGCTCAAAAAATGAAGCGACAAAGCGCGAGGCGTCAATATTTTTCTCGCAGCCAAGTCCGACACTCAGGACTTTCGGACGGTAAAACAAGGCCGGAATCGGTGCGGCATGACGCTTCGGCGTGACGGCCAAAAGCAGATGATAGGCTGAAAAATGAATGCTTTC
Above is a window of Chloroherpeton thalassium ATCC 35110 DNA encoding:
- the cbiD gene encoding cobalt-precorrin-5B (C(1))-methyltransferase CbiD; translated protein: MVVIFCHAEILSEASMRPATFDASARKPQHPMKGIKTGRLYSLKKRPTLLYNMTVSDHENKPLRSGFTTGACAAAATKAALQTLLTAKSPSEVEIALPSGRRVSFPVKFISCTNTSAICAVTKDAGDDPDITNGLDILSRVSLDAQAPFGDVQFMAGQGVGRIAIRGHELPLGEAAINPVPRQMIRHAVIEVLTESETRCGVSVTISVPGGEDIARRTLNPRLGIEGGISILGTSGIVVPYSEEAYLDSIRQSIQIAMKNGCSEIVLNSGSKSETFLKTERADLPELAFVHYGNWIGRALEFAKEELLCKQISVGVMLAKATKLAAGNLETSSRQVSVDRRFIADLAKRAGYASGLCEQIAELKLVRGITELIPFGKDEPFYQVLAETCYEVCKKVVGEKPLVFYLISMSGELVKYEEKHA
- the cobK gene encoding precorrin-6A reductase; translated protein: MILVFGGTTEGRRVAGILNGLGKRFIYSTKTQTNSLGYALAAHRFGALNERDMKAFCHEHRIRLIVDAAHPFASVLRETIARTGHELQIPILHFERDFKQAKSSRPESHPLVHFVDGFEKAIRCLCELSPKLVLATTGVQTITPLKPYWSKHKMLVRILPQTTSIEKARAQGFPSEQTLSMSPGRSIADELQLIATYGVDCLLSKESGASGFLPEKIEAALQAEIPIVILKRPSVPPSFKIVRHKQDFIDFFEQLYQES
- a CDS encoding thioredoxin family protein, whose amino-acid sequence is MEVILYILGGVLAFFIVTPIFIRLKTSFKKGKPVPELPSKYAKAVETGKPTVFYFYSDNCAACKPMTPIIDKYKKKSRNVFKIDARKEFSVAQKFGVMGTPSTVLVKDGVIAEFLVGPQPEEKISAFL
- a CDS encoding MmcQ/YjbR family DNA-binding protein, which codes for MNLETFRQYCLSFNGATEDFPFDESTLVFKVKGKMFALTNIDRFESINLKCKPEDCIELRERFDAISPGHHMNKKHWITVATKTNIPNNLLKELIQNSYHLVVQNIPKKLREELEKR
- a CDS encoding cob(I)yrinic acid a,c-diamide adenosyltransferase, translated to MKIYTRKGDTGETGLFGGKRVPKDDVRVECYGTFDEVNATVGLLRAKLPIDHVWQANLHRIQKDMMNVMSHLARPSDTAKENPNPLPLDGAAFCEQWIDELEATVAAPSDYFLLPGGNEISALCQVIRTQFRRGERRLVTLMRTDEVHPSIPEYVNRLSDLFFVLARAEMATAGMEEERWNLFIYKRKKKA
- a CDS encoding FG-GAP repeat protein, producing MVFALLVLCGQSSAAYAQDWNEIIKVVASDAVAADYFGFAVSVSGDVAIVGAYGNDDDGDNSGSAYIFEKSGAAWPQTAKLTASDAVSGDKDGDNPLPVELSSFSGVSTETGIQLNWKTASETDNAGFVLYRNGSKTAISSGSFTETKKMMLLK
- a CDS encoding DUF4404 family protein, which produces MEKQEIRDMLEKLHKELSSGTEKNSIDDASKALLSSVQEDIENILDSAGSASSEEHHESLTEKLTDAIEAFEDSHPDLVIVMKHVLDSLANMGF
- a CDS encoding TonB-dependent receptor plug domain-containing protein, which codes for MKLGSCRKRNWFKPAVLSALVLATNFGSTGTLRAEEKELDPIPEKDGDEIVVTATRMADSSFNVPVSIEQISQKQLQSSAPESIGEVLRDVPGVSMAGSGLWDVSPIIRGFSGNRVLVLIDGNRENNLWAGRDPLTPFLDVSQIERIEVLKGASSVLYGTDALGGVINIITKKNFPNLSEGWVFKPSAQVGYSSVDEGKFGKLSVQGGGHGFDFQIAASRRETDSYTDGDGNTVANSQFEAGNYTVQAGYMISNQHQLSFSYRRSDIDDKGIPQKENASYSHFTKFDTDAYNFSYQGCDLGFVKELQVKSWVISQERAYDGNIASTTQPMYTLKTNQIETGAVGSSMQVQFVSWNQHTLVAGIEFVHEDAESDELQIKKKTANNLTAKTITFPPVSDAIRNHFSLYAQDKYQFESGALLLAGARYDFFSSDAEAAAFKTVTYGSDGETVTKTTETESNFHETQDHAVTFNLGYLHPLSKQLHFTANFASGFRAPDIFERFSTRGGSYIILGDPDLDAEYSYNIDLGLKLKSQHFNGAVSVFYSWVKNYIDLVDTGEQLDGFDTKTYVNVDATNLYGADASIAYRLNEQLSFFANAAYVLGKNTESDDHLNDIPPLNGMLGTRWENQLNETWRYWFEFNTELYAQQNDPAPGEASTPGYVLLNLRSGIRFSENATLSLAVDNLLDKAYRSHLNEADFLYEPGINFKTTLSVGL
- a CDS encoding class I SAM-dependent methyltransferase, translating into MENKFDRSAKDWDNNPVRVKIAEKAIQELRHRVSPAPDIQVLDYGTGTGLMLLGIQPYAAHVTGMDSSLGMLDVLRGKIKAAEITNVDVLHHNIETEELPKEAFHLVLSNMTLHHIADTEMFLRKVYHALKSGGSCCITDLETEDGSFHHEPDNSIKHLGFDKNELAKHFEATGFEVLHLDTFHEVVRETGRRYPLFMAIAKKN
- a CDS encoding site-specific integrase, which encodes MSIVLRTKNLTSGKISYYLDVHANGKRFYEFLDIQADADDAEARAQAEDMMRKRLTELEEYPENFAQTFKRRSNFVAYFEKHAQEKPKTEKAWRNTLKYLKQFSSQISFAGIDEEWLEKFKAFLLERVSPNTAHTYFSKIKAALRKAVKEGILSLDPAAHVPNIKKNQPERVFLSEDELARLQRTPCKNENVRLAFLFACFTGLNLQSLETLTWKNIKKSSHDYCFIELGQKIPSGIDSLPVTLEAEQVLNQVSKANGIVEALSRSDEPIFLLPSRTEIQNCLNSWAKEASLEKRISFQVSRHTYAIRSLSNEMDLYTLSKFLGHKTIGVTKIYQDMLPAKSAE